A DNA window from Actinomadura luzonensis contains the following coding sequences:
- a CDS encoding amidase produces MSELHYLSATELARLIRTRQVSAVEVVRACLDRVEEVNPRVNAIVTLVAEQALDAAKEADAREPAGPLHGVPVAHKDLVDTAGIRTTYGSPLYADHVPDRDELIVERLRAAGAISIGKTNTPEFGTGSHTVNEVFGATRNPYDLGRSAGGSSGGAAVALATGMVPLADGSDMGGSLRNPASFCNVVGLRPTPGRVPVISDVNAWYTLSVLGPMARTVEDVTLMFGAIAGFDRRSPYAIKEVFAPEPEEGVRGMRVAWSPDLGGLPVDPRTAAVTATAPAVFERLGARVEQVELDLSDAEDAFRTYRAWNYALSFGDLDRLGPNTAWNVEQGRKVTGADLARAEQARSRLYQRMAAFFDAYDVLIAPVSQVPPFPVEQPHVGEINGQRMPDYLAWMRSAYWISVLHAPAASVPAGFTPEGLPVGVQIVGAPFADARVLRVARAFEQATGHGLRRPPL; encoded by the coding sequence GTGAGCGAACTGCACTACCTCAGCGCCACCGAGCTGGCCCGCCTGATCAGGACCAGGCAGGTGAGCGCCGTGGAGGTCGTCCGGGCCTGCCTCGACCGCGTCGAGGAGGTCAACCCGCGCGTCAACGCCATCGTCACGCTGGTCGCCGAGCAGGCGCTCGACGCGGCCAAGGAGGCCGACGCCCGCGAGCCGGCGGGCCCGCTGCACGGCGTGCCCGTCGCGCACAAGGACCTGGTCGACACCGCCGGCATCCGCACCACCTACGGCTCGCCGCTCTACGCCGACCACGTCCCCGACCGGGACGAGCTGATCGTGGAGCGGCTGCGCGCGGCCGGGGCGATCAGCATCGGCAAGACCAACACCCCCGAGTTCGGCACCGGCTCCCACACGGTCAACGAGGTGTTCGGCGCGACCCGGAACCCGTACGACCTCGGCAGGTCGGCGGGCGGCAGCAGCGGCGGCGCGGCCGTGGCGCTGGCCACGGGCATGGTGCCGCTGGCCGACGGCTCCGACATGGGCGGCTCGCTGCGCAACCCGGCCTCGTTCTGCAACGTCGTGGGCCTGCGCCCCACGCCCGGCCGGGTCCCGGTGATCTCCGACGTCAACGCCTGGTACACGCTGTCGGTCCTCGGGCCGATGGCGCGCACGGTCGAGGACGTCACGCTCATGTTCGGCGCGATCGCCGGGTTCGACCGGCGCTCACCGTACGCGATCAAGGAGGTGTTCGCGCCCGAGCCGGAGGAGGGCGTGCGGGGGATGCGCGTCGCCTGGAGCCCCGACCTGGGCGGGCTGCCGGTGGACCCGCGCACCGCCGCCGTCACCGCGACCGCGCCCGCCGTGTTCGAGCGGCTGGGGGCGCGCGTGGAGCAGGTCGAGCTGGACCTGTCCGACGCCGAGGACGCCTTCCGCACCTACCGCGCCTGGAACTACGCCCTGTCCTTCGGCGACCTCGACCGGCTCGGCCCCAACACCGCCTGGAACGTCGAACAGGGCCGCAAGGTCACCGGCGCCGACCTGGCCAGGGCCGAGCAGGCGCGCAGCCGCCTCTACCAGCGCATGGCGGCCTTCTTCGACGCCTACGACGTGCTGATCGCGCCGGTCAGCCAGGTGCCGCCGTTCCCGGTCGAGCAGCCGCACGTCGGCGAGATCAACGGGCAGCGGATGCCGGACTACCTGGCGTGGATGCGGTCGGCGTACTGGATCAGCGTGCTGCACGCGCCCGCGGCGTCGGTGCCGGCCGGGTTCACGCCCGAGGGGCTGCCGGTGGGAGTGCAGATCGTCGGCGCGCCGTTCGCGGACGCCCGGGTGCTGCGCGTGGCGCGGGCCTTCGAACAGGCCACCGGCCACGGCCTGCGCCGCCCGCCCCTCTGA
- a CDS encoding chorismate mutase, whose translation MSSTLERNAVAVGELLVGEGPAVVIGGPVRLRAHPPEADVHQVLRQARGAAGPVLAEPRTAADLPAIASLADAAVVGASWTRDIPLVRAAAGLGLPVVVERRAGASPEEWLGLAAYCAAEGDGRVVLCEGGRPDLALLRAVRAASGRPVLADVSADAGLSAAAVAAGADGLVAGGPAALRAAEEAVTVVGALLRPESPATIPECRAAIDRVDAALATLLERRAALAGTVQRLKPVGGFAGRDLARERALVARMAVRAPSLGAARLAPVMNAVIEAGLHLAEEQARHP comes from the coding sequence ATGTCGTCGACCTTGGAACGGAACGCGGTCGCCGTCGGCGAGCTGCTCGTGGGCGAAGGGCCCGCGGTCGTCATCGGAGGCCCGGTGCGGCTGCGGGCGCACCCGCCGGAGGCGGACGTCCACCAGGTGCTGAGACAGGCCCGCGGCGCCGCGGGGCCGGTCCTCGCCGAGCCCCGCACCGCCGCCGACCTGCCCGCGATCGCCTCGCTGGCGGACGCGGCGGTGGTGGGGGCCTCGTGGACGCGGGACATCCCGCTGGTGCGCGCGGCCGCCGGGCTCGGGCTGCCCGTCGTCGTGGAGCGGCGGGCCGGGGCGTCGCCGGAGGAGTGGCTGGGGCTGGCCGCCTACTGCGCGGCCGAAGGCGACGGGCGGGTGGTGCTGTGCGAGGGCGGGCGGCCCGACCTGGCGCTGCTGCGGGCCGTCCGGGCGGCGTCGGGGCGGCCGGTCCTGGCCGACGTCTCCGCCGACGCCGGGCTGTCGGCGGCGGCCGTCGCGGCCGGGGCCGACGGGCTCGTCGCCGGCGGGCCGGCCGCGCTGAGGGCGGCGGAGGAGGCCGTGACGGTCGTCGGGGCGCTGCTGCGGCCCGAGTCGCCGGCGACGATCCCCGAGTGCCGGGCCGCCATCGACCGCGTGGACGCCGCCCTGGCCACCCTCCTCGAACGCCGGGCCGCGCTCGCGGGCACCGTGCAACGGCTCAAGCCCGTCGGCGGGTTCGCCGGGCGCGACCTGGCGAGGGAGCGCGCCCTGGTGGCCCGCATGGCCGTGCGCGCCCCGTCACTGGGGGCGGCCCGCCTGGCGCCCGTCATGAACGCCGTCATCGAGGCCGGCCTCCACCTCGCCGAGGAGCAAGCCCGCCACCCATGA
- a CDS encoding SGNH/GDSL hydrolase family protein, with protein MVIAPPEVTRAGPGAAGPGPDGALSSIRQRRRAAARAAVAVALGVALAVACLPLGVLPKLACAVLDAGCPDGAAPAGRLPERIRLTPLEAAQSGAYVGLGDSYSSGEGVYDQDTRPVNDGADRCHRAGGSYVPVVARAYRFAGGTSFYACSGATTGQLLTGQWGQRPQIDRVGPAASLVTLSIGGNDTGFSRVLTACIAKLPWSSACVDQDAAVTGRIERLRADLLRVLRELRGRAPAARIVVLGYPRPFPQDPVASVDNLGVADQRWLNGVTRRLNDAVGSVVRDFDRAIAAFGGAGSAEYVDAYEAFAGHEVGRPQPYLNGLALDMDPLAVNARSYHPTGEGYRRFAELITRQIAAGPGRPLNNFRLAAP; from the coding sequence TTGGTCATCGCGCCTCCTGAGGTGACGCGGGCGGGCCCCGGCGCCGCCGGTCCTGGGCCGGACGGCGCCCTTTCCTCGATCCGGCAGCGGCGGCGGGCGGCCGCGCGGGCCGCCGTCGCGGTCGCGCTCGGCGTCGCCCTGGCCGTGGCGTGCCTGCCCCTGGGCGTGTTACCGAAGCTGGCCTGCGCCGTCCTCGACGCCGGCTGCCCCGACGGGGCCGCGCCCGCCGGGCGGCTGCCGGAGCGGATCCGCCTCACGCCCCTGGAGGCGGCGCAGAGCGGCGCCTACGTCGGGCTCGGCGACTCCTACTCCTCCGGCGAGGGCGTCTACGACCAGGACACGCGGCCGGTCAACGACGGCGCCGACCGCTGCCACCGGGCCGGCGGCTCGTACGTGCCGGTGGTCGCCCGCGCCTACCGCTTCGCCGGCGGCACCTCCTTCTACGCCTGCAGCGGCGCCACCACGGGCCAGCTCCTCACCGGCCAGTGGGGGCAGCGCCCGCAGATCGACCGGGTGGGGCCGGCCGCGAGCCTGGTGACGCTGAGCATCGGCGGCAACGACACGGGCTTCTCCCGGGTCCTCACCGCCTGCATCGCCAAGCTGCCGTGGTCGTCGGCCTGCGTCGACCAGGACGCCGCCGTGACCGGCCGCATCGAGCGGCTGCGCGCCGACCTGCTGCGGGTGCTGCGGGAGCTGCGCGGCCGGGCCCCCGCCGCCCGGATCGTCGTGCTCGGCTACCCGCGCCCGTTCCCGCAGGACCCGGTGGCCTCCGTCGACAACCTCGGCGTCGCCGACCAGCGCTGGCTGAACGGCGTGACGCGGCGGCTCAACGACGCCGTCGGGTCGGTGGTGCGCGACTTCGACCGGGCGATCGCGGCGTTCGGCGGGGCGGGCAGCGCCGAGTACGTGGACGCCTACGAGGCGTTCGCCGGGCACGAGGTGGGGCGGCCGCAGCCGTACCTGAACGGGCTGGCCCTGGACATGGACCCGCTCGCGGTCAACGCGCGCAGCTACCACCCGACGGGCGAGGGCTACCGGCGCTTCGCCGAGCTGATCACCCGGCAGATCGCCGCCGGGCCCGGGCGTCCGCTGAACAACTTCCGCCTGGCCGCCCCCTGA
- the murA gene encoding UDP-N-acetylglucosamine 1-carboxyvinyltransferase, which yields MIAEEVWLIEPSGPLRGDVVVRGSKNGVSKHMVAAMLGTGESSIHNAPEVGEVGITAAMLEALGIHVRMEGPEITIERGPHIEPRVPDAFTGLNRIPILMLGPLLHLAGEAFVPLVGGDPIGRRPVNFHVEALRSMGAEVEVSDAGIYAKAGRLRGTRIELPYPSVGATETVLMSAVLAEGKTVLKNAAMEPEVVELALFLQRMGARIELSPDRRIVIEGVDRLRGASTWLTGDRIEAFSYLAAGLVTGGEVRVHGCPQDRLVTAITTLARMGANFDINDEYLCATAPPEGLRAAAVQTDTHPGFMTDWQTPLMVLFTQSHGMSVLHETVFENRLVYVPALQKMGCEIEVFDQCLGGPACRYHDTNARHSAVVRGVSKLKGADVTLPDIRAGFSAVLAAAVADGPSTLRGVHHIERGYHRPFEQFRSLGLNIRRQR from the coding sequence GTGATTGCAGAAGAGGTCTGGCTGATTGAGCCCTCCGGTCCGCTCCGGGGCGACGTCGTGGTGCGCGGCTCCAAGAACGGCGTCTCCAAGCACATGGTCGCCGCCATGCTCGGCACCGGGGAGAGCAGCATCCACAACGCGCCCGAGGTCGGCGAGGTCGGCATCACCGCCGCCATGCTGGAGGCGCTCGGCATCCACGTGCGGATGGAGGGCCCGGAGATCACGATCGAGCGGGGGCCGCACATCGAGCCGCGGGTGCCGGACGCGTTCACCGGGCTCAACCGCATCCCGATCCTCATGCTCGGCCCGCTGCTGCACCTGGCGGGGGAGGCGTTCGTGCCGCTGGTGGGCGGCGACCCGATCGGGCGGCGGCCGGTGAACTTCCACGTGGAGGCCCTGCGGTCGATGGGCGCCGAGGTGGAGGTGAGCGACGCCGGCATCTACGCCAAGGCGGGGCGGCTGCGCGGCACCCGCATCGAGCTGCCGTACCCGAGCGTGGGCGCGACCGAGACGGTGCTGATGTCGGCGGTGCTGGCCGAGGGCAAGACGGTGCTGAAGAACGCCGCCATGGAGCCCGAGGTGGTGGAGCTGGCGCTGTTCCTGCAGCGGATGGGGGCGCGGATCGAGCTGTCGCCCGACCGCAGGATCGTCATCGAGGGCGTCGACCGGCTGCGCGGCGCCTCCACGTGGCTGACCGGCGACCGCATCGAGGCGTTCTCGTACCTGGCGGCCGGCCTGGTGACCGGCGGCGAGGTGCGGGTGCACGGCTGCCCGCAGGACCGCCTGGTCACCGCCATCACCACGCTGGCTAGGATGGGCGCCAACTTCGACATCAACGACGAGTACCTGTGTGCCACCGCGCCCCCGGAGGGGCTGCGCGCGGCGGCCGTGCAGACCGACACGCATCCGGGGTTCATGACCGACTGGCAGACGCCGCTCATGGTGCTGTTCACGCAGAGCCACGGCATGTCGGTGCTGCACGAGACGGTCTTCGAGAACCGCCTGGTGTACGTGCCCGCGCTGCAGAAGATGGGCTGCGAGATCGAGGTGTTCGACCAGTGCCTGGGCGGCCCGGCCTGCCGCTACCACGACACCAACGCCCGCCACTCGGCCGTGGTGCGCGGCGTGTCCAAGCTGAAGGGCGCGGACGTGACGCTGCCCGACATCCGGGCCGGGTTCTCGGCGGTGCTGGCGGCGGCGGTGGCCGACGGGCCGTCCACGCTGCGCGGGGTGCACCACATCGAACGCGGCTACCACCGGCCGTTCGAGCAGTTCAGGTCGCTCGGTCTGAACATTCGCAGGCAACGGTAA
- the dnaE gene encoding DNA polymerase III subunit alpha, producing the protein MSSSDSFVHLHVHTEYSMLDGAARLKQMFKQVGDLGMPAIAITDHGNMHGAYDFFKQATGAGIKPIIGIEAYVAPESRHNKRPVLWGEPHQKKDDVSAGGYYTHMTIWARDKTGLHNLMKLSSRAYTEGFVRKWARMDAETLAEHSEGLMATTGCPSGEVQTRLRLGQYDEALKAAAKYQEIFGKDNFYLEIMDHGLDIERRVRDGLTRISKELDIPPLVTNDSHYTYESDAASHDALLCIQTGKQLSDPDRFRFDGSGYYIKTADEMRAVDSSDLWAEGCRNTLLVAEKVDPEGFFTYKNLMPTYPIPDGMTEEEFFRQEVWKGLRRRFPEGVDDEHREWAENELRVIIQMGFPSYFLVVADFIMWAKNNGIRVGPGRGSAAGSLVAYALGITDLDPIPHGLIFERFLNPERVSMPDVDIDFDERRRGDVIRYVTEKWGADKVAMIATFGTIKAKAAIKDAGRVLGYPYALGDKVSKAFPPAVMGKDIPLAGIFDKDHPRHAEAGELRRLYEEDVDVKATIDLGRGLEGLIRQTGVHAAGVIMSAEVLTDHIPIMRRDSDGAIITQFDYPTCETLGLLKMDFLGLRNLTIIDDCLKLIEATSGEQIDLLKLPLDDRKSYELLARGDTLGIFQLDGGGMRTLLRLMKPDNFEDISAALALYRPGPMGANSHTNYALRKNGAQEITPIHPELEEPLQEILSTTYGLIVYQEQVMAIAQKVANYSLGGADLLRRAMGKKKKSELDKQFVTFEAGMKDNGFSDAAIKALWDILLPFSDYAFNKAHTAGYGLVSYWTAYLKANHPAAYMAALLSSVKDDKDKSALYLNECRRMGIKVFPPDVNDSDFDFTPRGTDIRFGLSAIRNVGANVVDGIISARKEKGRFADFKDFLRKVPALVCNKRVIESLIKAGAFDSLGHVRKGLVMVHEQAVDAIIDIKKNEAIGQDSLFGAIDGGEDQTFDVQIPPGEWDKTTLLQFEREMLGLYVSDHPLFGVEHILAAGADCSIAALQDDSRPDGQIVTVGGILSGVQRKVTKKGDTWVLTQLEDLEGAIEVMIFPSAYQLCATLLAEDAIVFVKGRIDKREEVAKIIAMEVTAPDLTQEAGGPLLVSLPLTRCTPPVVTRLKEILTTHPGTSEVHLQVHNGPRTTVMRVDDRLRVTPSPALMGDLKQLLGPACLGA; encoded by the coding sequence ATGTCGTCCAGCGACTCGTTCGTCCATCTGCACGTGCACACCGAATACTCGATGCTGGACGGCGCCGCCCGGCTGAAGCAGATGTTCAAGCAGGTCGGCGACCTCGGCATGCCGGCGATCGCGATCACCGACCACGGCAACATGCACGGCGCCTACGACTTCTTCAAGCAGGCCACCGGCGCCGGCATCAAGCCGATCATCGGCATCGAGGCGTACGTCGCGCCGGAGAGCCGCCACAACAAGCGGCCGGTGCTGTGGGGCGAGCCGCACCAGAAGAAGGACGACGTCTCGGCGGGCGGCTACTACACCCACATGACGATCTGGGCCCGCGACAAGACGGGCCTGCACAACCTGATGAAGCTCAGCTCGCGCGCCTACACCGAGGGGTTCGTGCGCAAGTGGGCGCGCATGGACGCCGAGACCCTGGCCGAGCACTCCGAGGGCCTGATGGCCACCACCGGCTGCCCGTCCGGCGAGGTGCAGACGCGGCTGCGGCTCGGCCAGTACGACGAGGCGCTGAAGGCCGCCGCGAAGTACCAGGAGATCTTCGGCAAGGACAACTTCTACCTGGAGATCATGGACCACGGCCTCGACATCGAGCGCCGCGTCCGCGACGGGCTGACCCGCATCAGCAAAGAGCTCGACATCCCGCCGCTGGTCACCAACGACTCCCACTACACCTACGAGTCCGACGCCGCCTCCCACGACGCCCTCCTGTGCATCCAGACGGGCAAGCAGCTCTCCGACCCCGACCGCTTCCGCTTCGACGGCAGCGGCTACTACATCAAGACCGCCGACGAGATGCGCGCCGTCGACTCCTCCGACCTGTGGGCCGAGGGCTGCCGCAACACGCTGCTGGTGGCCGAGAAGGTCGATCCCGAGGGCTTCTTCACCTACAAGAACCTCATGCCGACCTACCCCATCCCCGACGGGATGACGGAGGAGGAGTTCTTCCGCCAGGAGGTCTGGAAGGGCCTGCGGCGGCGCTTCCCCGAGGGCGTCGACGACGAGCACCGCGAGTGGGCCGAGAACGAGCTGCGGGTCATCATCCAGATGGGCTTCCCCAGCTACTTCCTCGTGGTCGCCGACTTCATCATGTGGGCGAAGAACAACGGCATCCGGGTCGGCCCGGGCCGTGGCTCGGCGGCGGGCTCGCTGGTGGCGTACGCGCTGGGCATCACCGACCTCGACCCGATCCCGCACGGCCTGATCTTCGAGCGCTTCCTCAACCCCGAGCGCGTGTCCATGCCCGACGTCGACATCGACTTCGACGAGCGCCGGCGCGGCGACGTCATCCGGTACGTCACCGAGAAGTGGGGCGCCGACAAGGTCGCCATGATCGCCACGTTCGGCACCATCAAGGCGAAGGCCGCCATCAAGGACGCCGGCCGCGTCCTCGGCTACCCGTACGCGCTGGGCGACAAGGTCTCCAAGGCGTTCCCGCCCGCCGTGATGGGCAAGGACATCCCGCTGGCGGGCATCTTCGACAAGGACCACCCGCGGCACGCCGAGGCCGGCGAGCTGCGCAGGCTCTACGAGGAGGACGTCGACGTCAAGGCGACGATCGACCTCGGGCGCGGCCTGGAGGGCCTGATCCGGCAGACCGGCGTGCACGCCGCCGGCGTGATCATGTCCGCCGAGGTGCTGACCGACCACATCCCGATCATGCGCCGCGACTCCGACGGCGCGATCATCACGCAGTTCGACTACCCGACCTGCGAGACGCTCGGCCTGCTGAAGATGGACTTCCTGGGCCTGCGCAACCTCACGATCATCGACGACTGCCTCAAGCTCATCGAGGCCACCAGCGGCGAGCAGATCGACCTGCTCAAGCTGCCGCTCGACGACCGCAAGTCGTACGAGCTGCTGGCCCGGGGCGACACGCTCGGCATCTTCCAGCTCGACGGCGGCGGCATGCGCACCCTGCTGCGCCTGATGAAGCCCGACAACTTCGAGGACATCTCCGCCGCCCTCGCGCTCTACCGCCCCGGCCCCATGGGCGCCAACTCGCACACCAACTACGCGCTGCGCAAGAACGGCGCGCAGGAGATCACCCCGATCCACCCCGAGCTAGAGGAGCCGCTGCAGGAGATCCTGTCCACGACCTACGGCCTGATCGTCTATCAGGAGCAGGTCATGGCCATCGCCCAGAAGGTCGCCAACTACTCGCTGGGCGGCGCCGACCTGCTGCGGCGCGCGATGGGCAAGAAGAAGAAGTCCGAGCTCGACAAGCAGTTCGTCACCTTCGAAGCCGGCATGAAGGACAACGGCTTCTCCGACGCGGCGATCAAGGCCCTGTGGGACATCCTGCTGCCGTTCTCCGACTACGCCTTCAACAAGGCCCACACCGCCGGCTACGGCCTGGTCTCCTACTGGACCGCCTACCTCAAGGCCAACCACCCGGCCGCCTACATGGCCGCGCTGCTGTCGTCGGTCAAGGACGACAAGGACAAGTCGGCGCTCTACCTCAACGAGTGCCGCCGCATGGGCATCAAGGTGTTCCCGCCGGACGTCAACGACTCCGACTTCGACTTCACCCCGCGCGGCACCGACATCCGCTTCGGCCTGTCGGCCATCCGCAACGTCGGCGCGAACGTCGTCGACGGCATCATCTCCGCGCGCAAGGAGAAGGGCCGCTTCGCCGACTTCAAGGACTTCCTGCGCAAGGTGCCGGCGCTGGTCTGCAACAAGCGCGTCATCGAGTCGCTGATCAAGGCCGGCGCGTTCGACTCGCTCGGGCACGTGCGCAAGGGCCTGGTGATGGTGCACGAGCAGGCCGTCGACGCGATCATCGACATCAAGAAGAACGAGGCCATCGGCCAGGACTCGCTGTTCGGCGCGATCGACGGCGGCGAGGACCAGACGTTCGACGTGCAGATCCCGCCGGGGGAGTGGGACAAGACCACGCTGCTGCAGTTCGAGCGCGAGATGCTGGGCCTGTACGTGTCCGACCACCCGCTGTTCGGCGTCGAGCACATCCTGGCGGCCGGGGCCGACTGCTCGATCGCCGCCCTCCAGGACGACAGCCGGCCCGACGGGCAGATCGTGACCGTGGGCGGCATCCTCAGCGGCGTGCAGCGCAAGGTCACCAAGAAGGGCGACACCTGGGTGCTGACCCAGCTCGAGGACCTCGAAGGCGCGATCGAGGTGATGATCTTCCCGTCGGCGTACCAGCTGTGCGCGACGCTGCTGGCCGAGGACGCGATCGTGTTCGTCAAGGGCCGCATCGACAAGCGGGAGGAGGTCGCCAAGATCATCGCGATGGAGGTGACCGCGCCCGACCTCACCCAGGAGGCCGGGGGACCGCTGCTGGTGAGCCTGCCGCTGACCCGCTGCACGCCGCCGGTGGTGACCCGGCTCAAGGAGATCCTGACCACGCACCCGGGCACGTCGGAGGTGCACCTGCAGGTCCACAACGGGCCGCGGACGACGGTGATGCGCGTGGACGACCGGCTGCGGGTCACGCCGTCGCCGGCCCTGATGGGCGACCTCAAGCAGCTCCTCGGCCCGGCCTGCCTGGGCGCCTGA
- a CDS encoding amino acid permease: MRTQTDEGYTHALGNRQVQMIAIGGAIGVGLFLGAGGRLQAAGPALVLSYAAAGLAAFFVMRALGELVLYRPTSGSFVEYAGEFIGPWAAFASGWMYWVNWAFTGIAELTAIAAYIHYWAPAFPQALTALIALGLVLVVNLLSVRLFGELEFWFALLKVLAITAFLVVGLVLVVLSVGGAGPGNLTAHGGFAPTGLPMVLMSLQSVVFAYASIELVGIAAGETARPREVMPRAINGVVWRIAIFYVGSVLLLAMVLPWTAYRAGVSPFVTVFSGLGVPWAADAMNLVVITAAMSSCNSGLYATGRILRSMALKREAPGFAATLSPRHVPIGGILFTAATFLAGVALFYFLPERAFNIATAVASLGVITTWGVLVLCQTRLRRAGHRSAFPMPGSPWTNWLTLGFLALVVLLMPFADRDQRVAFFLIPALVACIAGGWALVRRRRGAPAGRVGAREGRPEPG; the protein is encoded by the coding sequence GTGCGCACGCAGACCGACGAGGGATACACCCACGCGCTGGGCAACCGGCAGGTCCAGATGATCGCCATCGGCGGGGCGATCGGGGTGGGCCTGTTCCTCGGCGCGGGCGGCCGGCTGCAGGCCGCCGGGCCCGCCCTGGTGCTGTCGTACGCCGCGGCCGGCCTCGCGGCCTTCTTCGTCATGCGGGCGCTCGGCGAGCTGGTGCTCTACCGGCCCACGTCGGGGTCGTTCGTCGAGTACGCCGGCGAGTTCATCGGCCCGTGGGCGGCCTTCGCCAGCGGCTGGATGTACTGGGTGAACTGGGCGTTCACCGGCATCGCCGAGCTGACCGCGATCGCCGCCTACATCCACTACTGGGCGCCCGCCTTCCCCCAGGCGCTGACGGCGCTGATCGCCCTCGGCCTGGTCCTGGTGGTCAACCTGCTGTCGGTGCGGCTGTTCGGCGAGCTGGAGTTCTGGTTCGCGCTGCTGAAGGTGCTGGCCATCACCGCCTTCCTGGTGGTCGGCCTGGTGCTGGTCGTCCTCTCGGTCGGCGGCGCGGGGCCGGGCAACCTGACCGCGCACGGCGGGTTCGCGCCGACCGGGCTGCCGATGGTGCTGATGAGCCTGCAGTCGGTGGTGTTCGCCTACGCCTCGATCGAGCTGGTCGGCATCGCGGCGGGCGAGACGGCCCGGCCGCGCGAGGTCATGCCGAGGGCCATCAACGGCGTGGTGTGGCGCATCGCGATCTTCTACGTGGGGTCGGTGCTGCTGCTGGCGATGGTGCTGCCGTGGACCGCCTACCGGGCGGGCGTGTCGCCGTTCGTGACCGTCTTCTCCGGCCTCGGGGTGCCGTGGGCGGCCGACGCGATGAACCTCGTCGTGATCACGGCGGCGATGTCGTCCTGCAACTCCGGCCTGTACGCCACCGGGCGCATCCTGCGGTCGATGGCGCTGAAGCGGGAGGCCCCCGGCTTCGCCGCCACGCTGAGCCCGCGGCACGTGCCCATCGGGGGCATCCTGTTCACCGCGGCCACGTTCCTGGCCGGGGTGGCGCTGTTCTACTTCCTGCCGGAGCGGGCGTTCAACATCGCCACCGCCGTCGCCTCGCTCGGCGTGATCACGACGTGGGGGGTGCTGGTGCTGTGCCAGACGCGGCTGCGGCGGGCGGGGCACCGCTCGGCCTTCCCCATGCCCGGCTCCCCCTGGACGAACTGGCTGACGCTGGGCTTCCTGGCGCTGGTGGTGCTGCTGATGCCGTTCGCCGACCGCGATCAGCGGGTGGCGTTCTTCCTCATCCCCGCGCTGGTCGCGTGCATCGCGGGCGGGTGGGCGCTGGTGCGCAGGCGGCGGGGCGCGCCCGCCGGGCGGGTCGGGGCCCGCGAAGGGCGGCCGGAGCCGGGTTAG